A window of Actinomadura viridis genomic DNA:
GCGTGCAGGGACGCACCGTCCACCAGATCGGGCTGCCCTTCCACTGGGGGCCCAACGGCTACAGCAAGGGCGACGCCGCCAACGAACTCGCGCACATCGCGCTGGACCCCAACGTGCACATCCAGGAGGTCAAGGCGCTGTCGGCCGACATCCGCGCCGGGCGCCGCCCGCGCGGGCCCGCGCTCCCGGAGCTGGTGCTCGACTACCAGCGCCGGGCCGGGATCACTGAGGAAACGGGCATGGGGGTGTGACGATGGGGCGCTTGGCAGGGCCTCTGCCGGACGTCGCCGCCGACGCCGGGCACGAGGACCACCGGACGCGGATGGGGTTCTTCACCGACACCTCGGTCTGCATCGGCTGCAAGGCGTGCGAGGTGGCGTGCAAGGAGTGGAACGCCCTACCGGAGGACGGGCTCACGTTCACCGGCATGTCGTACGACAACACCGGGGGACTCGGCGCGAACTCCTGGCGCCACGTGGCGTTCATCGAGCAGCGCAAGCCGCTCGGGTTCCAGGACCCGGGGCTGGAGTACGGCGACTACGGTGACGTGGACCTGCTCGGCCTCACCGCCGAGGCCGCCGCCGCGGGCCAGACCGCCAACGGGGAGGACCGCGGCGAGTTCCGCTGGCTGATGGCCTCCGACGTGTGCAAGCACTGCACGCACGCCGCGTGCCTGGACGTGTGCCCGACCGGTTCCCTCTTCCGGACCGAGTACGGCACCGTGGTCGTGCAGGAGGACATCTGCAACGGCTGCGGCTACTGCGTCCCCGCCTGCCCGTACGGCGTCATCGACCAGCGCCAGGACGACGGACGCGTCTGGAAGTGCACGCTGTGCTACGACCGCGTCTCCGACGGCATGGAACCGGCGTGCGCGAAGGCGTGCCCCACCGACTCCATCCAGTACGGCCCCCTGGACGAACTGCGTGAACGGGCCGCACGGCGGGTGGAGCGGCTGCACGAGGCCGGGGTGGAGGACGCCCGCCTCTACGGGCACGACCCCGGCGACGGTGTCGGCGGGGACGGGGCCTTCTTCCTCCTCCTGGACGAACCGGAGGTCTACGGGCTTCCGCCCGACCCGGTCGTCACGACCCGCGATCTGCCGTCCATGTGGCGGCACGCGGGAGCGGCGGCCCTGACCCTGCTCGGCGGGATCGCCACCGTCTACGCGACCACGAGGGGGCGGCGATGAGGAGGCGGCGATGAGCGAGGCCGAGGTCACCCGCGAGGGAGTGCGGCGGCAGCGGCCCGGACGGGACGCGGTCCCGGGCGCCGAGGGCCGTCGCCGGCGGCCCGGGCGCCGGCGCCGCCGGGGCGAGCCGACCGTGGTCCCGGAGGCCGAGTTCGGGTCGTACTACGGACGGCCGATCATCAAGCCGCCGACCTGGAAGGCCGCCGACATCGCGGGCTACCTCTTCCTGGGCGGGCTGGCCGGGGGCTCCTCGGCGCTGGCGGCCGGGGCCGAGCTGACCGGGCGCCCGGCGCTGGCGAGGGCCGCCAAGATCGGCGCGCTGGGGGCGATCTCGCTGTCCACGGCGGCGCTGATCCACGACCTCGGCCGCCCCGGGCGGTTCGTCAACATGCTGCGGGTGTTCAAGCCGACCTCGCCGATGAGCGTGGGGTCCTGGATCCTGCTCGGGTACGGCCCGGCCGCGGGCGTGGCCGCCGTCACCGACGCCACCGGCCTGTTCCGCCGGGCCGGGCGCGCGGCGACCGGCTGGTCCGCGCTGTCCGGCGCGGCCGTGACCTGCTACACCGCGGTGCTGATCGCCGACACCGCCGTGCCCGCCTGGCACGAGGCGTACCGGGAACTGCCGTTCGTGTTCGCCGGGTCGGGCGCGGCGTCGGCCGCCGGGCTCGGCCTGCTGGCGGCCCCCGTGTGCGAGGCCGCGCCGGCGCGGGGCGCCGCGCTGTTCGGGGCCGCCCTGGAACTGGCGGCCGAACGCCGGATGGAACGGCGCCTGGGGCCGCTGGCCGAGCCGTACCGAGCGGGCAGGGCGGGGCTGCTCATGCGCGCCGCGAAGGTCCTCACCATCGCGGGCGCCGCGGGCGCCGCCCTCCCGGCGGGCCGCTCCCGCGCGGGCGCGGCGCTGTGCGGCGCCGCGCTGCTCGCGGGCTCGGCCTGCCTGCGCTTCGGAATCTTCGAGGCGGGACGCGTCAGCGCCACCGACCCGCACTACACCGTCCTCGCGCAGCGCTCCGACCGGAAGGCCGGACGTTGACTTGCGGCGAGTTGCTCCCTTGACCACCTGGTCACACGACAACTCGCCGCAAGTCAACGTGGGCGCGCCCGCCGGGTCAGGGCGCCGGGACGGGCGTGACCAGCACGCCCTTCTCCAGGAACTGCCGGAGGTTGCGGAACGCCAGGTCGCCCATCGCCTCCCGCGTCTCGCGGGTGGCGCTGGCGATGTGCGGCAGCAGCAGGACCGAGTCCAGGTCGAGGAGGGCCGCCGGCACGTTCGGCTCGTCGGCGAACACGTCCAGCGCCGCGCCCGCGAGCCGCCCGCCGGTCAGCGCGGCGACCAGGGCGGGCTCGTCGACGACGCTGCCGCGCGCGACGTTGACCAGGTAGCCGTCCGGGCCGAGCGCCTCCAGCACCGCCGCCGACACCAGCCCGCGGGTGCCGGCGCCGCCCGAGGTCGCCACGATCAGGGCGTCGCTCCACGCCGCGAGCTTCTCCGGCGATTCGGCGTATATATAGGAGACGCCCTCGACCCTCGACCGCGAGTGGTAGGCGATCTCGGCGTCGAAGCCCTCCAGGCGCCGCGCGATCGCCCGCCCGATCCGGCCGAGCCCCAGGATCCCGATCCGCTTGCCGCTGACCTTGGCCGCCAGCGGGTACTGGCCGCGCGCCCAGTCACCCCGCCGTACGAACCGGTCGGCCGCCGCGAACCGGCGCATCACGTCGATCAGCCCGCCGACGGCGGTGTCGGCCACGCAGTCGGTCAGCACGTCAGGGGTGTTGCTCACGGCGATGCCGCGTTCGGCGGCGGTCACCACGTCGGTCGTGTCGTACCCCACCCCGAAGTTCACGACCGCCCGGAGCCGGGGGAGCCGGTCCATCAGCGCGCGGTCCACGCCGACGCGGGCGGTGGTGACCACGGCGACGAAGTCCGCGCCGTGCCGGTCGAGGTAGCCGTCCGGCTGCTCGTCGAGCAGCACGGCGTCGTAGTGCTCGACCAGGTTCCGGTGGAGGGACGGCAGCAGGGGGCCGACCTGGAGCACGCGTTCCAGGGGCCGTTCCATGGGCCGTTCCAGGGGTTCTCGCAAGGGTCCTCGTCTCCTGATTCGGGCGGCGGTGTCAGCGGTCGAGGGCGGGGCGCCGGGGATCGAACGTCCAGCCTGGCACCAGGTACCGCATCGCCGCCGCGTCGTCCCGCCCGCCCAGCCCCTCGGACAGGTACAGCCGGTGGGCGGCCTCCAGCCGGCCGGCGTCCACCTCCACGCCGAGCCCCGGGCGGTCCGGGACGGCCAGGTGCCCGCCGGTGATCTCGAACGGCGCGGTGGTGAGCCGCTGCCCGTCCTGCCAGATCCAGTGCGTGTCGACCGCGGTGATCTCCCCGGGCGCGGCGGCGGCCACGTGCGTGAACATCGCCAGCGAGATGTCGAAGTGGTTGTTGGAGTGCGACCCCCAGGTCAGGCCCCACGCGTCGCAGAGCTGCGCGACCCGCACCGAGCCGTCCATGGTCCAGAAGTGCGGGTCGGCGAGCGGGATGTCCACCGCGCCCGCCGAGATCGCGTGGCCCAGCTCGCGCCAGTCGGTCGCCACCATGTTGGTCGCCGTGCGCAGGCCGGTCGCGCGCCGGAACTCGGCCATCACCTCCCGCGCCGAGTATCCGCCCTCGGCGCCGCACGGGTCCTCGGCGTAGGCCAGGACGCCGCGCAGCCCGCGGCCCAGCTCGATCGCCCGGTCCAGCGGCCAGGCGCCGTTCGGGTCCAGGGTGACGCGGGCGCCGGGGAACCGCTCGGCGAGCGCGGTGACGGCGGCGGCCTCGTCCGGCCCGGGCAGCACCCCGCCCTTCAGCTTGAAGTCGGCGAAGCCGTACCGGGCGCGGGCCGCCTCGGCCAGCGCGACGATCGCCTCCGGCGTCAGCGCCTCCTCGTCGCGCAGCCGCAGCCAGTCGTCGGCCTCGTCCTTCCCGGCGGCGCGGTAGTCCAGGTCGGTGCGGCGCCGGTCACCGATGAAGAAGAGGTAGCCCAGCACCGGCACGCGGTCGCGCTGCCGGCCCGAGCCCAGCAGGTCGGCGACCGGCACCTCCAGGTACTGCCCGAGCAGGTCGAGCAGGGCCGACTCGAACGCCGTCACCGCGTGCACGGTGGTGCGCAGGTCGAAGGTCTGCGCGCCGCGCCCGCCCGCGTCGCGGTGGGCGAAGCGGCGCCGGACCGACTCCAGCGTCGCGTGGTAGGCGGCGACGGGGCGGCCGACGACCAGGTCCCGGGACTCCTCCAGGGTCCGGGTGATCGCCTCGCCCCCCGGCACCTCGCCCACGCCGGTACGGCCGTCGGAGTCGGTGAGCAGGACGACGTTGCGGGTGAAGAACGGGGCGTGCGCGCCGCTGAGGTTCAGCAGCATGCTGTCGCGGCCCGCGACCGGGACGACCCGGAGGCCGGTGACGAGGGGGGAGCCGGCCATGGTTCAGTCCCTCCCCGGCTCGCCGTCGATCCGCCGCCGGAGGCCGAGCGGGTTGCCGTCGCGCAGCTCCTCGGGGAGCAGCCCGCCGGGCACGTCCTGGTAGCTGACCGGGCGCAGGAAGCGCTCGATCGCCCGGGTCCCGACCGAGGTGGTCGCGGGGGCGGAGGTGGCCGGGTACGGACCGCCGTGCACCACGGCGTGACCGACCTCGACCCCGGTGGGCCAGCCGTTGAACACCACCCGCCCCGCGAGCAGCTCCAGGTCGGGCAGCAGCTCGGCGGCCAGCGCGTGGTCCTCGGGGGTCGCGTGCAGCGTCGCGGTGAGCTGGCCTTCGAGGGAGGCGACGATCTCGCGGAGCCGTGCCCGGTCGCGGACCCGGACGATCAGGGAGGACGCGCCGAACACCTCGTCCTGGAGGGACGGGTCGCCGAGGAAGGCGTCGTCGTCGGTGAGGAAGAGGCCGGGCAGCCCGCAGGCCGCGATACCGGGTTCCTCGATGCCGCGGGCGAGCGTGCGGACGCCGCCGGCGCCCGCCAGCCGCTCCACCCCGGCGTCGTACCCGGACTGGATGGTCCGGGTGAGCATCGGCGCGGCCGGTGCCGCGGCGACCGCGGCGGTGGCGGCGTCCACGAAGGCGTCGAAGCCCTCGCCGTCGAGCGCGAAGACCAGGCCGGGGCTGGTGCACAGCTGCCCGGCGCCGGTGGTGAGCGAGGCGACGAACGCGCGGCCGAGGCCGGCGCCGCCGTCCCGGAGCGCCCCCGGCAGCACGAACACCGGGTTCACGGAGGACATCTCCGCGTACACCGGGATCGGCACGGGCCGGGCCGCCGCGGCGGCGACGAGGGAGAGCCCGCCGCCCCGCGAGCCGGTGAACCCGACCGCCCGGATGCGCGGGTCGGTGACCAGCCGGGTGCCGATCGTGGAGCCGGGGCCCTGGAGGAGGGAGAAGGTGCCCTCCGGCAGCCCGTGCTCCTGGACGGCCCGGCGGACCGCGCGGCCGACCAGCTCGCTCGTCCCCGGGTGCGCCGGATGCCCCTTCACCACCACCGGGGCGCCCGCGGCCAGAGCGGAGGCGGTGTCGCCGCCCGCGACCGAGAAGGCCAGCGGGAAGTTGCTCGCGGCGAACACCGCGACCGGCCCCAGCGGGACCTTGCGCTGCCTGAGGTCGGGGCGGGGCAGCGGGGTGCGGCCGGGCAGCGCCGGGTCGATCCGGGCGCCCAGCCAGTCGCCGGAGCGGACCACGGACGCGAACAGCCGGAGCTGCCCGGTGGTCCGCGCCCGCTCGCCCTCCACCCGGGCCCGGGGCAGCCCGGTCTCGGCCTGGACGCGTTCGACGAGGGCCTCGCCCAGGTCCTCGATCCGGGCGGCGATGGTTTCCAGGAACGCGGCGCGCTCCTCCAGGCCGGTGCGGCGGTAGGTCGCGAACGCCTCCCAGGCCAGCGCGCAGGCGCGGTCGGCCTCGTCCGGGCCCGCCAGCCCGTAGGCCGGGGCGAGCCGTTCGCCGGTCCGCGGGTCGGCGGCGTACAGCTCGCCGCCCGGCCCGTGCACGTCGGACGCGCCGATGAGCAGCGCGCCGGTCAGCGTGCCGGCCGGCGTGCCGGCCGGCTCAGCGGCCCGCGTGCCGGGGGCGGTCACCGGCTCACCTTCTTGATCAGCTCGGCGAGGTCGGCCAGCTCCGCCTCGGTGAGATCGGTCAGCGGCGGCCGGACCGGGCCGGCCGGGCGGCCGATCGCGGCCAGGCCCGCCTTGACGATCGACACCGCGTACCCGGCCGACCGGTTCCGGATGTCCAGGTACGGCAGGACGAACTCGGCGAGCCGGCCGTACACGCCCGCGTGGTCCCGGGCCCGCACCGCGTCGTAGAAGTCGAGCGCGAACCCCGGGACGAAGTTGAACATCGCCGAGGAGTAGGTCGTGACGCCCAGTTCGAGGTAGGGCAGCGCGAAGGTCTCGGCGGTCGGCAGCCCGCCCACGTACAGCAGCGCGTCGCCGACGGTGGCGTACAGGC
This region includes:
- a CDS encoding 4Fe-4S dicluster domain-containing protein, with protein sequence MGFFTDTSVCIGCKACEVACKEWNALPEDGLTFTGMSYDNTGGLGANSWRHVAFIEQRKPLGFQDPGLEYGDYGDVDLLGLTAEAAAAGQTANGEDRGEFRWLMASDVCKHCTHAACLDVCPTGSLFRTEYGTVVVQEDICNGCGYCVPACPYGVIDQRQDDGRVWKCTLCYDRVSDGMEPACAKACPTDSIQYGPLDELRERAARRVERLHEAGVEDARLYGHDPGDGVGGDGAFFLLLDEPEVYGLPPDPVVTTRDLPSMWRHAGAAALTLLGGIATVYATTRGRR
- the nrfD gene encoding NrfD/PsrC family molybdoenzyme membrane anchor subunit; amino-acid sequence: MSEAEVTREGVRRQRPGRDAVPGAEGRRRRPGRRRRRGEPTVVPEAEFGSYYGRPIIKPPTWKAADIAGYLFLGGLAGGSSALAAGAELTGRPALARAAKIGALGAISLSTAALIHDLGRPGRFVNMLRVFKPTSPMSVGSWILLGYGPAAGVAAVTDATGLFRRAGRAATGWSALSGAAVTCYTAVLIADTAVPAWHEAYRELPFVFAGSGAASAAGLGLLAAPVCEAAPARGAALFGAALELAAERRMERRLGPLAEPYRAGRAGLLMRAAKVLTIAGAAGAALPAGRSRAGAALCGAALLAGSACLRFGIFEAGRVSATDPHYTVLAQRSDRKAGR
- a CDS encoding 2-hydroxyacid dehydrogenase, which encodes MREPLERPMERPLERVLQVGPLLPSLHRNLVEHYDAVLLDEQPDGYLDRHGADFVAVVTTARVGVDRALMDRLPRLRAVVNFGVGYDTTDVVTAAERGIAVSNTPDVLTDCVADTAVGGLIDVMRRFAAADRFVRRGDWARGQYPLAAKVSGKRIGILGLGRIGRAIARRLEGFDAEIAYHSRSRVEGVSYIYAESPEKLAAWSDALIVATSGGAGTRGLVSAAVLEALGPDGYLVNVARGSVVDEPALVAALTGGRLAGAALDVFADEPNVPAALLDLDSVLLLPHIASATRETREAMGDLAFRNLRQFLEKGVLVTPVPAP
- a CDS encoding enolase C-terminal domain-like protein; translated protein: MAGSPLVTGLRVVPVAGRDSMLLNLSGAHAPFFTRNVVLLTDSDGRTGVGEVPGGEAITRTLEESRDLVVGRPVAAYHATLESVRRRFAHRDAGGRGAQTFDLRTTVHAVTAFESALLDLLGQYLEVPVADLLGSGRQRDRVPVLGYLFFIGDRRRTDLDYRAAGKDEADDWLRLRDEEALTPEAIVALAEAARARYGFADFKLKGGVLPGPDEAAAVTALAERFPGARVTLDPNGAWPLDRAIELGRGLRGVLAYAEDPCGAEGGYSAREVMAEFRRATGLRTATNMVATDWRELGHAISAGAVDIPLADPHFWTMDGSVRVAQLCDAWGLTWGSHSNNHFDISLAMFTHVAAAAPGEITAVDTHWIWQDGQRLTTAPFEITGGHLAVPDRPGLGVEVDAGRLEAAHRLYLSEGLGGRDDAAAMRYLVPGWTFDPRRPALDR
- a CDS encoding aldehyde dehydrogenase (NADP(+)), which gives rise to MTAPGTRAAEPAGTPAGTLTGALLIGASDVHGPGGELYAADPRTGERLAPAYGLAGPDEADRACALAWEAFATYRRTGLEERAAFLETIAARIEDLGEALVERVQAETGLPRARVEGERARTTGQLRLFASVVRSGDWLGARIDPALPGRTPLPRPDLRQRKVPLGPVAVFAASNFPLAFSVAGGDTASALAAGAPVVVKGHPAHPGTSELVGRAVRRAVQEHGLPEGTFSLLQGPGSTIGTRLVTDPRIRAVGFTGSRGGGLSLVAAAAARPVPIPVYAEMSSVNPVFVLPGALRDGGAGLGRAFVASLTTGAGQLCTSPGLVFALDGEGFDAFVDAATAAVAAAPAAPMLTRTIQSGYDAGVERLAGAGGVRTLARGIEEPGIAACGLPGLFLTDDDAFLGDPSLQDEVFGASSLIVRVRDRARLREIVASLEGQLTATLHATPEDHALAAELLPDLELLAGRVVFNGWPTGVEVGHAVVHGGPYPATSAPATTSVGTRAIERFLRPVSYQDVPGGLLPEELRDGNPLGLRRRIDGEPGRD